From the genome of Flavobacterium ovatum, one region includes:
- a CDS encoding transcriptional regulator, whose amino-acid sequence MFAVITGDIVQSRQSAVEVWINLLKDILNQYGSSPKDWEIYRGDSFQIITTPEQALNLSFIIKSYLKSKEINVRMAIGIGEIDYRTDKATESNGTAFVNSGTCFDALKKQTLALQTPWNPLNTTLNIMLDLATITMDKWTAKTAEVVCFKFQNPTMNQKDIAKNFDNKRQGNISEALKRGGYDELNQLLNYYQQSIRELC is encoded by the coding sequence ATGTTTGCAGTAATCACAGGGGATATAGTTCAATCACGACAATCGGCAGTAGAAGTCTGGATTAATCTATTGAAAGACATTTTGAATCAATACGGTTCTAGTCCTAAGGATTGGGAAATTTACCGTGGTGATAGTTTCCAGATTATAACCACTCCAGAACAAGCCTTGAATTTGAGTTTTATTATCAAATCATATTTGAAAAGTAAGGAAATCAATGTTCGAATGGCAATAGGAATTGGAGAAATTGATTATAGAACGGATAAGGCAACGGAATCAAACGGAACTGCATTTGTCAATTCTGGAACTTGTTTTGATGCTTTGAAAAAGCAAACATTGGCACTACAAACACCATGGAATCCATTGAACACGACTTTAAACATCATGTTGGATTTAGCAACTATAACCATGGATAAATGGACTGCTAAAACAGCCGAAGTGGTTTGTTTTAAATTTCAGAACCCTACGATGAATCAAAAAGACATAGCCAAAAATTTTGATAATAAAAGACAAGGAAACATTAGCGAAGCCTTAAAAAGAGGCGGTTATGATGAACTGAATCAGTTGTTAAACTATTACCAACAAAGCATCCGCGAATTATGTTAA
- a CDS encoding sodium-dependent bicarbonate transport family permease, translated as MNFNLLTENLTNPALLFFVLGIIAAYLKSDLEIPPNSSKFISLYLLFAIGFKGGQELSHETFSAEIGWSILFGIFISLFIPLYTFFILRRKLNVFDSGAIAAAYGSVSAVTFVTAVSFLEAQQLELHGHMVAIMALMESPAIIIGLVLITIFNKKESNTVKKSSVIKHSLTNGSVLLILGSLVIGFLADAKQAEGIKPFTNDLFKGFLAIFLLDMGITSGKKLKAFFSFGWFPFLFAMFIPLFNGCLFAILSSFITDDIANRFIFAILAASASYIAVPAAMKITVPKANPGLFLPMALAVTFPINITIGMPIYFLVIQSF; from the coding sequence ATGAATTTTAATCTTCTTACTGAAAATTTAACGAATCCTGCGCTGCTTTTTTTTGTTCTCGGTATCATCGCTGCTTATTTAAAAAGTGACTTAGAAATACCTCCGAATTCATCTAAATTCATTTCATTGTACCTCTTATTTGCCATTGGTTTCAAAGGAGGTCAGGAATTATCACATGAAACATTTTCTGCAGAGATAGGTTGGTCGATCTTGTTTGGAATATTTATTTCCTTATTCATTCCGCTCTACACTTTTTTTATTTTGAGAAGAAAACTCAATGTCTTTGATTCAGGTGCTATTGCGGCAGCTTATGGCTCTGTAAGTGCGGTAACATTTGTAACAGCGGTTTCATTTCTTGAAGCACAACAATTAGAACTTCATGGACACATGGTGGCCATCATGGCGTTGATGGAATCTCCAGCCATTATAATAGGACTGGTTTTAATTACTATTTTTAATAAAAAAGAATCCAATACAGTCAAAAAAAGTTCCGTTATCAAACACTCCTTAACTAATGGTAGTGTGCTGCTGATTCTAGGAAGTTTGGTTATTGGTTTTCTAGCCGATGCAAAGCAAGCCGAAGGAATTAAACCTTTTACAAATGACCTTTTCAAAGGCTTCTTAGCTATCTTTCTTTTGGATATGGGAATTACAAGTGGTAAAAAATTGAAAGCTTTCTTTTCCTTTGGATGGTTTCCCTTTTTGTTTGCCATGTTCATACCGCTTTTCAACGGTTGTCTGTTCGCAATCCTAAGTTCCTTTATCACAGATGATATAGCTAACCGATTCATATTTGCCATCTTGGCAGCGAGTGCATCCTATATAGCGGTTCCTGCGGCAATGAAAATTACTGTTCCCAAAGCAAATCCGGGATTGTTTTTACCCATGGCTTTAGCAGTTACCTTCCCTATTAATATTACCATTGGAATGCCAATCTATTTCTTGGTCATACAATCGTTTTAA
- a CDS encoding LysR family transcriptional regulator: protein MNYTLNQLQIFLKIVQTQSVTKASEELHLTQPAVSIQLRNFQDQFEIPLTEVIGRKIYITDFGYEIAEAAENIINQVQAINYKTMAYKGQLSGKLKISIVSTGKYIMPFFLADFMKEHTGIELLMDVTNKSKVMESLKKNEVDFALVSIVPTTLDVEQLDLLQNKLYLVGSAEKLFNEEKNIKKVFKNLPLIYREQGSGTRQIMEKFIAQNSISGFKKMELTSNEAVKQAMVAGLGYSIMPLIGIKNELRNNELQIIPVKGLPITTNWSLIWLKGKKHSPISSALLKYIQEEKQRIVQEKFNWYEQY, encoded by the coding sequence ATGAATTATACGCTCAACCAACTACAGATTTTCTTAAAAATTGTACAAACGCAAAGTGTTACTAAGGCATCGGAAGAATTGCATTTGACACAGCCTGCAGTTTCTATTCAACTCCGAAATTTTCAAGATCAATTTGAAATTCCACTAACAGAAGTTATAGGAAGAAAAATATACATCACTGATTTTGGTTATGAAATTGCAGAAGCCGCTGAAAATATTATTAATCAAGTCCAAGCCATCAATTATAAAACGATGGCATACAAAGGACAACTTTCGGGTAAATTAAAAATATCTATCGTTTCTACAGGAAAGTATATTATGCCTTTTTTCTTGGCCGATTTCATGAAGGAACATACCGGAATTGAACTTTTGATGGATGTGACCAATAAAAGTAAAGTCATGGAAAGTTTAAAAAAAAATGAAGTTGATTTTGCTTTGGTTTCCATTGTTCCCACTACGCTAGATGTGGAGCAATTGGATTTGCTTCAAAACAAATTGTATTTGGTTGGGAGTGCCGAAAAACTTTTTAATGAGGAAAAAAACATCAAAAAAGTATTTAAAAATTTGCCATTGATTTATAGAGAACAAGGTTCTGGTACGAGACAAATCATGGAAAAATTTATCGCTCAAAATTCCATTTCGGGGTTTAAAAAAATGGAATTAACCTCTAATGAAGCGGTAAAACAAGCTATGGTTGCAGGTTTAGGCTATTCTATCATGCCTTTAATTGGTATCAAGAATGAACTGCGTAACAATGAATTGCAAATTATTCCTGTAAAAGGATTACCAATTACAACCAATTGGAGTTTGATTTGGCTGAAAGGAAAAAAACATTCGCCAATATCTTCTGCTTTATTGAAGTACATACAAGAAGAAAAGCAAAGGATTGTACAGGAGAAATTCAATTGGTACGAGCAGTACTGA
- a CDS encoding membrane metalloprotease, with protein MKKATVLLLSSLFLLLSCSKEDDTSKLSPEGFPKSSNQKNTGTSANDMLANNAFKSMVIEVAYVQGFEPSTTAINNFVAFLNERINKPDGIRVVKRVIASTGKTSFTDQEIIDIEVENRTLYNTDSEIAVWAYFADGESSKNTTESVVLGTAYRNTSFVIFQKTVQRLSGSFNQPNRSTYEATVIEHEFGHILGLTNLGTTLQSNHEDTTNEKHCITESCLMYWSTGTGGGISSMISGGSVPKLDTACLADLKANGGK; from the coding sequence ATGAAAAAAGCTACTGTATTACTCTTGAGCTCTCTGTTTTTATTGTTATCGTGTTCCAAAGAAGATGATACTAGCAAATTGAGTCCTGAAGGTTTTCCTAAATCCAGTAATCAAAAAAACACTGGGACTTCAGCAAATGATATGTTGGCAAACAATGCTTTTAAAAGCATGGTTATTGAAGTCGCTTATGTGCAGGGATTTGAACCGTCAACCACTGCCATAAACAATTTTGTTGCTTTTTTGAATGAACGAATTAATAAGCCAGACGGAATTCGAGTAGTTAAAAGAGTGATTGCTTCAACAGGAAAAACGAGTTTCACCGATCAGGAGATTATCGATATTGAAGTTGAAAACAGAACGCTTTATAATACAGACTCTGAAATCGCAGTTTGGGCATATTTTGCTGATGGAGAATCTTCCAAAAACACCACTGAATCTGTAGTTCTAGGAACTGCTTATCGCAATACTTCGTTTGTGATTTTTCAAAAAACGGTTCAAAGACTTTCAGGTAGTTTTAATCAACCTAATAGAAGTACTTATGAAGCTACGGTAATTGAACATGAATTTGGCCATATCTTAGGATTGACAAATTTAGGTACAACACTACAAAGTAACCATGAAGATACAACAAATGAAAAACACTGTATCACAGAAAGCTGTCTAATGTATTGGTCCACAGGAACTGGTGGAGGTATTAGTTCTATGATTTCAGGTGGAAGTGTTCCTAAGTTAGACACTGCTTGTTTGGCCGATTTAAAAGCCAATGGCGGAAAATAA
- a CDS encoding DUF3307 domain-containing protein yields the protein MLTLLIPLLFAHFAGDFLLQPDKWVKAKSVAKHRPKFLLYHVGVHALVLLIALQFQLQYWLGMLTIVITHFIIDWIKLKCQNKKNEIILFFADQLSHLVVIATVVYCYEPFVFDTKILSISKILLFIMALVLQTQVTAIIIKVLLSKWKMKDENPNQAGKYIGMLERLFIFSFVLMNYWEGIGFLLGAKSIFRFGDLNNAKDRNLTEYVLIGTLISFGLAMLIARGYQYINLYL from the coding sequence ATGTTAACACTATTAATCCCTTTATTATTCGCGCATTTTGCAGGCGATTTTTTGCTGCAACCGGATAAATGGGTCAAAGCTAAATCGGTTGCCAAACACCGACCTAAATTTTTACTGTATCATGTAGGAGTGCATGCTTTGGTGTTATTGATTGCTTTGCAATTTCAATTACAATATTGGTTGGGGATGCTCACGATAGTCATCACACATTTTATAATCGATTGGATTAAATTAAAATGCCAAAACAAAAAAAATGAAATTATCTTATTTTTTGCAGATCAATTATCACATTTAGTAGTTATTGCGACAGTAGTTTACTGTTACGAACCTTTTGTGTTTGATACCAAAATACTATCCATTTCAAAAATATTATTATTCATAATGGCCTTAGTCCTGCAAACGCAAGTAACGGCAATCATTATCAAGGTTTTATTGTCAAAATGGAAAATGAAAGACGAGAACCCCAATCAAGCCGGAAAGTACATCGGAATGTTGGAGCGATTATTTATTTTTTCATTTGTTCTCATGAATTATTGGGAAGGCATAGGCTTCTTATTGGGTGCCAAATCTATTTTTCGTTTTGGTGACCTAAACAATGCCAAAGACCGTAATTTGACAGAATATGTATTAATTGGTACCTTGATTAGTTTTGGACTAGCGATGCTAATTGCACGTGGTTACCAATACATAAACCTATATTTATAA
- a CDS encoding porin family protein, producing MKTTYIILATLFISSFSTLFAQKETNDKSNVGIKGGYNLAAVQFDGEGETSQRHGFHIGLYGESFVSDNFAIQPEVMFSQQGYVIDNGNGKFTQKLNYINVPLMFKAYPSDNFFLEAGPQIGFAVTHKEEYSGLFSSSQEYDPKSLDWGMNFGAGLKSDSGVSIGVRYHLGLGDLYENNSAYNRVWQFSLGIDF from the coding sequence ATGAAAACAACATATATCATCTTAGCAACTTTATTCATTAGTTCATTTTCAACCCTTTTTGCCCAAAAAGAGACAAACGACAAATCCAATGTTGGAATTAAAGGAGGTTATAATTTAGCCGCCGTTCAATTTGATGGAGAAGGAGAAACCAGTCAAAGACATGGTTTTCATATTGGACTTTACGGAGAATCATTTGTGAGTGACAATTTTGCGATTCAACCAGAAGTTATGTTTTCACAACAAGGATATGTGATTGATAATGGTAATGGCAAATTCACTCAGAAATTAAATTATATCAATGTGCCTTTAATGTTCAAAGCGTATCCTTCAGATAATTTTTTCTTAGAAGCAGGTCCACAAATTGGATTTGCCGTAACACACAAAGAAGAATATAGTGGATTGTTTAGTAGTTCTCAAGAATACGACCCAAAAAGTTTAGATTGGGGTATGAATTTTGGAGCTGGTTTAAAATCGGATTCAGGAGTGAGTATTGGTGTTCGTTACCACTTAGGTTTAGGAGATTTATACGAAAACAATAGTGCCTACAATAGAGTTTGGCAATTTTCATTAGGAATTGATTTTTAG